One window of the Halobacillus litoralis genome contains the following:
- the rsgA gene encoding ribosome small subunit-dependent GTPase A: MKRTDFDVFFEEQVASGEQVGRISRLTHGLYTVVTDDKEMNGEVSGRFHYTVEQDRDYPAVGDWVVFDPYENGERAKIQRVLDRKTILSRKKAGGSHSEQVIAANVEAVFIVTALTQEFNLRRIERYVQQIYESGARPVVVCTKKDLCENPAEQLAEVEGVAPGVPVYAIDNLTKDGMNELRQELRSGETISLVGSSGVGKSTLINGLLGEEIQSTQAVREEDDRGRHTTTHRELFQLPNGTYIVDTPGMRELQLWGDEQGIDQTFSDIESLSAACKFRDCRHEQEPGCAVLHAIDEGELEADRLKSYNKLKRELKRLELKDRYGTHRTNRMLHGPNAIK, from the coding sequence ATGAAACGGACTGATTTTGATGTATTTTTTGAAGAACAGGTAGCAAGCGGTGAACAGGTCGGACGTATTTCCCGCCTCACCCATGGACTGTACACCGTTGTAACAGATGATAAGGAAATGAATGGGGAGGTCTCTGGTCGTTTTCACTATACAGTGGAACAGGATCGTGATTACCCGGCTGTAGGGGATTGGGTCGTATTCGATCCTTATGAAAATGGAGAACGAGCCAAAATCCAACGAGTCCTTGATCGTAAGACAATTTTATCTCGGAAGAAGGCAGGCGGGAGCCATAGTGAGCAAGTGATTGCTGCGAATGTCGAAGCCGTTTTCATCGTGACGGCTTTGACGCAGGAATTCAATTTACGTAGAATAGAACGCTACGTGCAGCAAATCTATGAAAGTGGAGCACGACCTGTAGTCGTCTGTACGAAAAAGGACTTGTGCGAAAATCCTGCGGAACAACTCGCTGAAGTTGAAGGGGTTGCCCCAGGTGTGCCTGTCTATGCCATCGATAATTTAACGAAAGATGGCATGAATGAGTTGCGCCAGGAATTACGGTCTGGAGAAACCATTTCACTAGTCGGCTCGTCAGGTGTCGGAAAATCCACGCTGATCAACGGTTTGCTGGGTGAAGAGATCCAATCGACGCAAGCAGTCAGAGAAGAAGACGATCGGGGACGTCATACAACGACCCACCGGGAGCTGTTTCAACTTCCAAACGGCACTTACATCGTAGACACTCCGGGTATGCGTGAACTTCAGCTGTGGGGTGATGAGCAAGGGATTGATCAAACGTTTTCCGACATTGAATCATTGAGCGCTGCTTGTAAATTCAGAGACTGCCGACATGAACAGGAGCCCGGCTGTGCAGTGCTCCATGCCATTGATGAAGGAGAGCTGGAAGCTGATCGTCTGAAAAGCTACAACAAATTAAAGCGTGAGCTGAAGCGGCTTGAACTGAAAGATCGCTACGGGACACACCGGACGAACCGGATGCTTCATGGTCCTAACGCGATTAAATAA
- the nfsA gene encoding oxygen-insensitive NADPH nitroreductase — MNETIETIHKHRSIRKFKDTAITEEQLDAILSSAQQASTSSYMMAYSIIGVTDEKKKAQLAEITGQNYVKDNGHLLVFCADLHRHTLNATPEQYEQMTPNLENSEHFLVSAIDAALAAQNAAIAAESMGLGMCYIGSVRNQLDRVDEILSLPKHVIPLFGMVLGVPDAQPDQKPRLPKQAIYFENEYRDHKETLNEFDESIAAYYQSRKTNTRHDSWTDQMLRRFTNPMRMDVTGIIKNKGFNKQ, encoded by the coding sequence ATGAACGAAACGATTGAAACCATACATAAACACCGCTCCATTCGCAAATTCAAAGATACAGCGATAACAGAGGAACAATTAGACGCTATCCTTTCCTCTGCTCAACAAGCTTCCACTTCCAGTTATATGATGGCATACAGCATCATCGGCGTGACCGATGAAAAGAAGAAAGCCCAACTTGCTGAAATCACCGGCCAAAACTATGTGAAAGACAATGGCCATCTGCTGGTCTTTTGTGCTGACTTACACCGCCATACCTTGAATGCCACACCTGAACAATATGAACAAATGACACCGAACCTGGAAAATAGCGAGCATTTTCTAGTCTCTGCGATCGATGCTGCCCTTGCTGCTCAAAATGCAGCGATTGCAGCGGAATCCATGGGACTCGGAATGTGCTATATAGGAAGTGTCCGTAATCAATTGGACCGTGTGGATGAAATCCTCTCCTTACCGAAGCATGTGATTCCGCTCTTCGGCATGGTACTCGGCGTTCCTGACGCCCAGCCCGACCAGAAACCGCGTTTACCGAAGCAAGCCATTTATTTTGAAAATGAATACCGTGATCATAAAGAAACCTTGAACGAATTTGATGAATCGATTGCCGCTTATTATCAATCCCGTAAGACGAACACACGCCATGACTCGTGGACAGACCAGATGCTCAGACGTTTCACTAATCCGATGCGGATGGACGTCACAGGTATCATCAAAAACAAAGGATTCAACAAACAATAA
- a CDS encoding NAD-dependent protein deacylase produces MEYNSIHETIALHLKSAENIAVLTGAGVSTASGIPDFRSSEGLWAEDQSREFYMSTDYFFHDPEDFWKKYKAIFRMKLLKNYRPNVVHEFIQKLENHERGVSVITQNVDGLHTLAGSSNVLEYHGTLNRSSCPHCGRSFSLEEVMKVQVPKCDNCGHVLKPDVLLFGDMITAHDEAEAMINKADLLLVMGTSLLVTPFNLLPYYALDQQQTTSVIINNEPTDKDHLFDYVIHEDLTQTIERIEQKM; encoded by the coding sequence ATGGAATATAATTCTATCCACGAAACAATAGCTCTCCATCTGAAAAGTGCAGAAAATATTGCAGTCCTGACAGGAGCAGGAGTCTCGACTGCGAGCGGCATTCCTGATTTTCGCTCAAGTGAAGGGTTGTGGGCGGAAGATCAATCGAGAGAATTTTACATGTCGACTGATTATTTTTTTCACGATCCAGAAGACTTCTGGAAAAAATATAAAGCCATTTTCCGAATGAAACTTTTGAAAAATTACCGACCGAATGTTGTACACGAGTTCATACAAAAGCTGGAAAATCACGAACGCGGCGTTTCTGTCATCACTCAAAACGTCGATGGGCTCCATACATTGGCTGGAAGCTCAAACGTACTTGAATACCATGGTACCCTCAATCGCTCCAGTTGTCCGCATTGTGGCCGCTCCTTCTCACTTGAAGAAGTAATGAAAGTCCAAGTACCTAAATGCGACAACTGCGGGCATGTATTGAAACCAGATGTGCTGTTGTTCGGTGACATGATCACAGCGCACGACGAAGCAGAAGCGATGATCAATAAAGCAGACCTTTTACTCGTTATGGGCACATCCCTTCTTGTGACTCCATTCAATTTACTGCCATACTACGCATTGGATCAGCAACAGACAACATCTGTCATCATCAACAACGAACCAACAGATAAAGATCATTTATTCGACTATGTCATCCATGAAGATTTGACCCAAACCATTGAACGAATCGAGCAAAAGATGTAA
- a CDS encoding SRPBCC family protein: MENLSTTTLKMKREFGVAPERVFDAWLNPDMMRKWLFTLEGTNKLTQNDPQEGGTWEVIDHRDGVDYRAIGKYLEVDPPKKLVFTFKMPQFSELEDIITVELKEIQQGCDMTFTQLIHVAHEDDWTKTDVEKALGEYHDGTEHGWNLMFMGLKELVETGKISYKG, translated from the coding sequence ATGGAAAATTTATCTACTACAACTTTAAAGATGAAAAGAGAGTTCGGTGTAGCACCGGAAAGGGTTTTTGATGCATGGTTGAATCCTGACATGATGAGAAAATGGCTTTTCACGTTGGAAGGAACAAATAAGCTGACACAAAATGATCCACAAGAGGGAGGGACATGGGAAGTGATCGACCATAGGGATGGCGTGGACTATCGTGCGATTGGAAAGTATCTTGAAGTGGATCCTCCAAAAAAGCTTGTATTTACGTTTAAAATGCCCCAGTTCAGCGAATTAGAGGATATAATAACAGTGGAATTAAAAGAAATACAGCAGGGCTGTGACATGACATTCACTCAACTGATTCATGTAGCTCATGAAGATGACTGGACAAAAACTGATGTTGAGAAAGCTCTTGGAGAGTACCATGATGGCACTGAACATGGATGGAATTTAATGTTCATGGGGCTGAAGGAACTGGTGGAAACAGGAAAAATCAGCTACAAAGGATAA
- a CDS encoding ArsR/SmtB family transcription factor: protein MVEHNNENLDAIFHALADSTRREMVSLVSEKERSVSEMAAPFDMSLAAASKHIKVLEKANLIHRKIEGRNHICRLNAETLSLASQWLQVYEQFWSK from the coding sequence ATGGTTGAACATAATAACGAAAATTTAGATGCAATCTTTCATGCTCTTGCGGACAGTACCAGAAGAGAGATGGTCAGTCTCGTTTCTGAGAAGGAACGTTCGGTTTCAGAAATGGCTGCCCCTTTTGACATGTCCTTAGCCGCTGCCTCAAAACATATTAAAGTATTGGAAAAAGCGAATTTGATTCACCGGAAGATAGAAGGGAGGAACCACATCTGCCGGCTCAATGCTGAAACTTTATCCTTAGCTTCTCAATGGCTCCAAGTGTACGAGCAGTTCTGGAGTAAGTGA
- a CDS encoding Bcr/CflA family efflux MFS transporter — translation MLHNPIGKERLALAFLLGMLGILGPLNIDMYLPSFPGIASDLETNASLVQLSLTSCLIGLAVGQLVVGPMSDAQGRRKPLIVFISLFAFASLLCALAPNITILVIARFLQGFTASSGVVLSRAVVRDVFTGRELTKFFALLMVINATAPMIAPMTGGAILLLPFAAWETIFYFLAFLGLLIVLTVTVKLEETLPVEKRIPSSIKESFRTIGRLFKDRSFIGYALTIGFVHGGSFAYVSGTPFVYQGIYEVSPQVFSVLFGINGLAIITGSFLIGRLGGIIHERSLLRAAIIIAVSATLFLLVMTIIEGPLASLVIPIFIYMTAMGMVLTSTFTLAMEHQAHRAGSASAVLGMLPLLFGATVSPLVGLDESTAVPMGATLFITASIGAVMFFTLTKKPESFTS, via the coding sequence ATGCTGCATAACCCAATAGGAAAAGAACGCTTGGCCCTGGCTTTTCTTCTCGGAATGCTGGGAATTCTTGGGCCATTGAATATTGATATGTATTTACCGAGCTTTCCCGGTATTGCATCAGACCTGGAAACAAACGCATCGCTCGTGCAGTTAAGTCTGACTTCGTGTTTGATCGGACTTGCAGTCGGACAACTTGTCGTCGGGCCAATGAGTGATGCACAAGGAAGAAGAAAACCGTTGATTGTTTTTATTTCTTTATTTGCTTTTGCCTCGCTCCTTTGTGCGTTGGCTCCGAATATCACCATATTAGTCATTGCGCGTTTCTTACAAGGATTCACTGCTTCTTCAGGTGTCGTTCTTTCCCGTGCCGTTGTGCGCGACGTATTTACAGGGAGAGAACTGACGAAGTTCTTCGCATTATTAATGGTCATCAATGCAACGGCTCCGATGATTGCGCCGATGACAGGGGGAGCGATTCTGCTTCTGCCGTTTGCTGCGTGGGAAACGATCTTTTACTTCTTAGCTTTTCTTGGCCTGTTGATCGTTTTGACGGTGACGGTAAAACTTGAAGAAACCCTGCCTGTCGAGAAACGGATTCCCAGTTCAATCAAGGAGTCTTTCCGCACCATCGGTCGTTTGTTTAAGGATCGATCGTTCATTGGTTATGCCCTGACCATCGGTTTTGTGCACGGAGGAAGCTTCGCCTACGTATCAGGAACACCGTTTGTGTACCAGGGTATCTATGAGGTATCGCCACAAGTTTTCAGTGTGTTGTTCGGTATCAATGGTCTAGCGATCATCACAGGGAGTTTTCTGATCGGCCGGTTAGGTGGAATCATCCATGAAAGAAGCTTGTTGCGTGCTGCGATCATCATCGCTGTCAGTGCCACCCTCTTCCTTTTAGTCATGACAATTATTGAAGGGCCACTGGCATCTCTGGTCATTCCGATCTTCATTTATATGACAGCAATGGGGATGGTGTTGACGAGTACCTTCACGCTGGCGATGGAACACCAGGCGCACAGGGCAGGAAGTGCAAGCGCGGTCTTGGGGATGCTGCCACTATTATTCGGAGCGACCGTTTCTCCACTTGTAGGCCTTGATGAGTCGACAGCTGTCCCGATGGGGGCGACTTTATTTATCACTGCTTCCATTGGTGCCGTGATGTTTTTCACCTTAACGAAGAAACCAGAAAGTTTCACATCATGA
- a CDS encoding ThiF family adenylyltransferase has translation MRDRYSRQQLFSAIGNEGQDLLSRKHVLIVGAGALGCANAEMLARAGVGKLTLIDRDYIEWSNLGRQQLYTEEDATHTRPKAKAAEERLKAINSEIVIEGIAEDFHAENAERLIQNVDMVLDGTDNFDTRFIINDVTAKHKVPWVYGGCLQSHGVSLGIMPGETPCLQCLIEHVPQNGGTCDTVGIIGPAVQMTASYQTTECLKYLTGSPFSSRFIYFDVWEGEHSSINVTNLLDPQCHSCSEKAAYPYLQKEKGMQTAVLCGRDTIQVRPEKSGTRSLQELNNHLAAVTAKRKENGELLIFEVEGVRFVVFKGGRTLIHGVHDVTKAKKLYHRYVGV, from the coding sequence ATGAGGGACCGCTATTCACGACAGCAGCTTTTTTCAGCAATAGGTAATGAAGGACAGGATCTCCTCTCACGTAAACATGTGCTGATCGTAGGCGCAGGGGCTTTGGGGTGTGCCAATGCAGAAATGTTAGCAAGAGCAGGGGTCGGCAAATTGACACTTATCGATCGGGATTACATCGAGTGGAGCAATCTGGGGCGACAACAGCTTTATACAGAAGAAGATGCAACCCACACACGCCCGAAAGCAAAGGCTGCTGAGGAAAGGTTAAAAGCTATCAATTCTGAAATAGTAATAGAGGGCATTGCTGAAGATTTTCATGCAGAAAATGCTGAACGTTTGATACAGAATGTGGACATGGTCCTTGATGGCACGGATAATTTCGATACACGGTTTATCATCAACGATGTTACAGCAAAACATAAGGTCCCATGGGTTTACGGCGGCTGTTTGCAAAGTCATGGGGTTTCCCTCGGTATTATGCCAGGGGAAACTCCTTGCTTGCAATGCCTGATTGAACATGTACCTCAAAACGGGGGGACGTGCGATACGGTTGGTATCATTGGACCGGCTGTACAAATGACAGCTTCTTATCAAACGACCGAGTGTTTGAAGTATCTTACCGGCTCTCCATTTTCTTCCCGATTCATTTACTTTGATGTTTGGGAAGGGGAGCATTCTTCCATCAACGTAACGAACCTTTTAGACCCCCAATGTCATTCATGTTCTGAAAAGGCTGCTTACCCCTATTTACAAAAAGAAAAAGGGATGCAGACGGCGGTTCTTTGCGGGCGGGACACCATTCAAGTCAGACCAGAGAAGTCTGGAACTCGGTCGCTTCAGGAATTGAATAATCATCTGGCAGCTGTGACTGCAAAGCGTAAAGAGAATGGTGAACTTCTTATCTTTGAGGTAGAAGGAGTGAGATTCGTTGTTTTCAAAGGGGGAAGAACCTTGATTCATGGAGTCCACGATGTGACAAAAGCGAAGAAGCTGTACCATCGATATGTCGGAGTGTAA
- a CDS encoding thiazole synthase, which produces MIMLKIGAKHFHSRLMLGTGKYPSFKMQKEAVEASETEILTFTVRRMNIFDADEPNLLEALDLEKYSLLPNTAGAKNAEEAVRMARLAYASGLCDMIKVEVIGCDKTLLPDPFETMKASVQLLSEGFTVLTYTSDDVVLAKRLEEEGVHAVMPGASPIGSGQGIINPGNLQFIIEQSEIPVIVDAGIGSPKDAAWAMELGADGVLLNTAVAGADDPVKMSEAMKLAIRSGRLGYEAGRIKQKTYATKSSPEYGMIE; this is translated from the coding sequence ATAATCATGTTAAAAATAGGTGCTAAACATTTCCATTCACGATTGATGTTAGGGACTGGCAAATACCCTAGTTTCAAAATGCAGAAAGAAGCAGTGGAAGCTTCAGAGACTGAGATATTGACCTTCACAGTAAGAAGGATGAACATTTTTGATGCTGATGAGCCTAACTTGCTGGAAGCACTTGATTTAGAAAAATACTCATTACTTCCGAATACAGCTGGAGCAAAAAATGCTGAAGAAGCCGTACGGATGGCCCGTCTTGCTTATGCATCCGGGTTGTGTGACATGATTAAAGTAGAAGTGATCGGTTGTGATAAAACATTGCTTCCTGATCCTTTTGAAACGATGAAAGCGTCTGTACAACTTTTAAGTGAAGGATTCACAGTGTTGACATACACCTCAGATGACGTGGTATTAGCCAAGCGTTTAGAAGAGGAGGGCGTTCATGCTGTCATGCCTGGGGCTTCACCAATCGGTTCTGGGCAGGGCATTATAAACCCGGGCAATCTTCAGTTTATCATTGAACAATCAGAAATACCTGTGATCGTTGATGCAGGGATAGGTTCCCCTAAAGATGCAGCATGGGCTATGGAGCTTGGGGCAGATGGCGTATTGTTGAATACAGCCGTTGCAGGGGCAGATGATCCTGTCAAGATGAGCGAGGCAATGAAGTTAGCCATCCGATCCGGGCGTTTAGGTTATGAAGCAGGCAGAATTAAGCAAAAAACATATGCGACAAAAAGCAGCCCGGAATACGGGATGATTGAATGA
- the thiS gene encoding sulfur carrier protein ThiS, protein MNIRVNGKDVQLSEQETTVADLLDVYKVKKVFSVVEVNRKIISKNVYETTKLSNGDAVEIVHFVGGG, encoded by the coding sequence ATGAATATTCGCGTTAATGGGAAAGACGTGCAGTTATCAGAACAGGAAACGACAGTGGCTGATTTGCTCGATGTATATAAAGTGAAGAAAGTGTTTTCAGTTGTGGAAGTTAATCGGAAAATCATCAGTAAAAATGTTTATGAAACCACAAAGCTCTCCAATGGAGACGCTGTTGAAATTGTTCATTTTGTAGGAGGAGGATAA
- the thiO gene encoding glycine oxidase ThiO has translation MMDKHIDTLVIGGGIIGHSVSYYLSESGLSSLVVEKNTSGNRATKAAAGMLGVHTENKEAGAFHQFCENSRNLYKKLSTDLYAQTEIDIGFSQCGMLEIATDPRHHDDLLAKRDLFPDLMYLSGHQLRERIPAVTKKASGALFMKEDGHVEPAQACEAFKRGALAYGGGLLENNGVVSVEKSKGAFKVHLENGSLTAEKVVVASGAESGRWFTGTGLSNPMVPTKGECFSIKPDRHFVNETLFFRNFYLVPKLDGRLVIGATTIPEDRSTATTAGGLSKLMNDVFSIFPDLQEEAFHGCWSGVRPGSVDGRPIIGEHPEIEGLYFATGHYRNGILLAPATGQIIKDMIAGKTVPNVLKEMFSPERFQREGGSRYEYSR, from the coding sequence ATGATGGATAAGCACATAGATACGTTGGTTATCGGCGGGGGGATCATAGGTCATTCGGTTTCCTATTATTTGAGTGAAAGTGGCCTTTCTTCGTTAGTGGTGGAAAAGAATACAAGTGGCAATAGAGCGACAAAGGCAGCTGCCGGCATGCTCGGGGTGCATACAGAAAATAAAGAAGCAGGTGCTTTTCACCAGTTTTGTGAGAATAGCAGAAATCTGTATAAAAAATTAAGTACGGACTTATACGCACAAACAGAGATAGATATCGGCTTTTCACAATGCGGCATGCTGGAAATTGCCACCGATCCACGACATCACGATGATTTGCTCGCAAAAAGGGACCTGTTTCCTGACTTAATGTATCTTTCGGGTCACCAGCTACGAGAGCGGATACCTGCCGTCACTAAAAAAGCATCTGGAGCATTATTCATGAAAGAGGATGGACATGTGGAACCCGCACAAGCTTGTGAAGCCTTTAAGCGAGGGGCGTTAGCTTATGGTGGAGGTCTGCTTGAGAATAATGGGGTAGTAAGTGTAGAAAAGTCAAAAGGGGCTTTTAAAGTCCACCTCGAAAATGGTTCACTCACTGCTGAAAAGGTCGTAGTGGCTTCAGGGGCTGAAAGCGGTCGTTGGTTTACTGGTACTGGTCTTTCAAACCCTATGGTTCCGACAAAAGGCGAATGTTTTTCCATCAAACCTGACAGGCACTTTGTAAATGAGACCTTATTCTTCCGCAATTTTTACCTCGTGCCAAAGCTGGATGGACGCCTTGTAATCGGGGCGACTACCATTCCTGAGGACCGAAGCACGGCCACAACAGCTGGGGGGTTATCAAAATTGATGAATGATGTGTTCTCCATTTTCCCTGATTTACAAGAAGAAGCCTTCCATGGATGTTGGTCAGGGGTTAGGCCAGGTTCGGTCGATGGCAGGCCGATCATCGGTGAGCATCCTGAAATAGAGGGGCTGTATTTTGCCACCGGTCATTATCGTAATGGAATCTTGCTAGCTCCTGCTACCGGCCAAATCATTAAAGATATGATTGCTGGAAAGACAGTTCCCAATGTGCTTAAGGAAATGTTCTCACCGGAACGCTTTCAAAGAGAAGGAGGCAGCCGTTATGAATATTCGCGTTAA
- a CDS encoding thiamine phosphate synthase, with protein MKLVAVTNGEMEETDLVRTILDLAEVVDLIILREKQKTVSGYLSFVRNLLESGVPKQKLCVHKHMDVAGLTGVDHLHLPENGAAVNKVRKIYPHLTVGVSVHTIDAAIQAEEEGADYVMYGHVYSTSSKKGRTPRGIGNVANLTGVLSIPVVAIGGIHPGKVKELTAIGVEGIAVMSGIFSAEDPLEAADRYKRKGLYDG; from the coding sequence GTGAAATTAGTCGCCGTTACTAATGGAGAAATGGAAGAAACAGATTTGGTAAGAACCATTCTTGATTTGGCAGAGGTTGTTGACCTCATCATTCTGAGGGAAAAACAAAAGACGGTTTCCGGGTATCTTTCTTTTGTAAGGAACTTGCTGGAAAGTGGAGTTCCTAAACAGAAGCTTTGTGTTCATAAACATATGGATGTTGCGGGTTTGACGGGGGTCGATCATCTTCATCTTCCGGAAAATGGGGCAGCAGTCAACAAGGTAAGGAAAATATACCCGCACCTCACTGTAGGTGTATCTGTACATACCATAGATGCAGCTATACAAGCAGAAGAGGAAGGAGCGGATTATGTCATGTATGGCCACGTTTATTCCACAAGCAGTAAAAAAGGAAGGACTCCTAGAGGAATCGGAAACGTCGCCAACCTGACTGGGGTGCTCAGTATTCCAGTGGTGGCAATCGGGGGGATTCATCCTGGAAAAGTGAAAGAACTGACTGCGATAGGGGTGGAAGGGATCGCGGTCATGTCTGGGATATTCAGTGCTGAAGATCCTCTGGAAGCGGCGGATCGTTACAAAAGGAAGGGGCTTTATGATGGATAA
- a CDS encoding copper amine oxidase — protein sequence MNFKKALLVVPMSASLLLPTSLDIVNAEEHKIPQTQTEAVELRSQLDNLFSEHAYLAVETMRKGAEGASDFEQSAAALSSNTDDLTAAIESVYGKEAGEKFNEMWSSHIGYFVDYVKATGNEDEEAKQMALDELNQYREDFSEFISEATGNRLKADGLAEGLQMHVDQLIGAFDAYVAGDYEEAYMKERKAIEHMYGVSKGMSSAIVNQFPDKFNNTKAVTPAADLRSNLNHLLSEHVGLATMAMQNGLDGSEDFEASAKALSNNTEDLTKAITSIFGEEAGSQFNNIWTQHIDDFVSYVKATGNDDEAKKEEAMKALEDYRETFAKFLEQGTKGEISADKLAPSLQQHADYLFNTFDQYAAEDYEKTYMTLRDSYAHMFGASKALSTGIVGAYPDKFMGEEMPEEMPDTGMGGTATDNNIWLYASILAAIAAAGVFLRKQSKQQ from the coding sequence ATGAATTTCAAAAAAGCTCTATTAGTCGTACCAATGAGTGCAAGTCTGTTACTCCCTACGTCTTTGGATATCGTGAATGCTGAAGAACATAAGATTCCACAAACTCAAACGGAAGCAGTAGAGTTGCGATCCCAGCTGGACAACTTGTTCAGTGAGCATGCTTACCTGGCTGTTGAAACAATGAGAAAAGGAGCGGAAGGTGCATCGGATTTTGAACAATCTGCTGCTGCTTTATCCTCCAACACTGATGACCTCACAGCTGCTATTGAATCTGTATATGGTAAAGAGGCTGGGGAGAAGTTCAATGAGATGTGGTCTTCTCACATTGGTTACTTCGTCGATTATGTGAAAGCGACAGGTAATGAAGATGAAGAAGCAAAACAAATGGCATTGGATGAATTGAACCAGTATCGTGAGGACTTCTCTGAATTTATTTCAGAAGCGACCGGAAACCGCTTGAAAGCAGATGGTCTTGCTGAAGGCTTACAAATGCACGTCGACCAGTTGATCGGTGCTTTTGATGCATATGTAGCAGGGGATTATGAAGAAGCGTATATGAAAGAGCGTAAAGCCATTGAGCATATGTATGGCGTAAGTAAAGGGATGTCTAGTGCCATCGTTAATCAATTCCCGGATAAATTCAACAATACGAAAGCTGTCACTCCAGCTGCCGACCTTCGTTCTAACCTGAACCACCTTTTGAGTGAACATGTTGGACTAGCTACGATGGCGATGCAAAATGGACTTGATGGATCAGAAGATTTTGAAGCATCCGCTAAAGCTCTTTCAAATAATACAGAAGACTTGACGAAAGCGATTACGTCCATCTTTGGTGAAGAAGCTGGTTCCCAGTTCAATAACATTTGGACACAGCACATCGATGACTTCGTTTCTTATGTAAAAGCGACAGGAAATGATGATGAAGCGAAGAAAGAAGAAGCCATGAAAGCGTTGGAAGATTATCGTGAAACATTCGCTAAGTTCCTTGAGCAAGGTACTAAAGGCGAGATAAGTGCAGATAAACTGGCTCCAAGTCTGCAGCAACATGCCGATTACTTGTTCAATACGTTTGATCAATATGCAGCTGAAGACTATGAGAAAACCTATATGACTTTAAGAGATTCTTATGCTCATATGTTCGGCGCATCTAAAGCTCTTTCCACTGGGATTGTAGGAGCATACCCTGATAAATTCATGGGTGAGGAAATGCCAGAGGAAATGCCGGATACAGGCATGGGTGGCACAGCGACAGATAACAACATCTGGTTGTATGCATCCATTCTTGCAGCAATTGCAGCGGCAGGCGTCTTCCTCCGCAAACAATCTAAACAGCAGTAA